From the genome of Solanum lycopersicum chromosome 7, SLM_r2.1:
gttaaacctcaccactcttgtcctacaatcaatggatgcaaaacatgcatgcaaccaatccatacccaatataatatcaaaatcaaacatattgaattctactagatcaacataagaaactttATTGGGTAATGAAATAGGAAAATTCTGATAGATTCTTTTAGCAACAACCAACTCTCCCACCGAGTGGACACTAGAAAAGGgtcatgcaaaatatcgggtaacacatcaaactttttagctactagaggtgTAACAAAGGACAAAGTAGCACattgatcaagtaaagcatacacatcaAGAATAAAGATTTTAAACATACTGGTCACCACATCGGAAGAGGTCTCATGCTCACCCCTAGAACGAAGAGCATAGAAACGGTTCTTCCTTGGAGCATCACTAGTACCACTTGGCTGTCCAATCTTCTCTTGCCCCTTAGCATTAGGAAATCCCTCACCTTGTGGCCATTTTTGTCAACCAAATCGAATCCCCGTCCCTAAGAATTAACCAAAATGACCCTTTCCACATTTGGCACAAGTAGGTTTCTCATTAGACGAACTCTCAATCTTCCCATTTTGGATTTTCGGCTTAGGGTTCTTATAATTCTTAGCCTTAGGAAATTTGGATGGAACTTGATTTGAGAATTTCTTCTTGAatttaggcttgtcttgaatctcaagcctattctttatATCTCCATCCTCAAAGGACCTTTCCCTCTTTGTATCCTTATCCTTCCTCTTAGCTCTAGTCTCATCCACCCTCCTAGCATGCACCATAAgacgagaaatgttcatattgtcatgtaacATCACCGAATGAAATTCTTCTTGTAAGTCATCTGATACACCCGTCACAAATCGACTCATCTCGTCTCTAGGATTGGAGACTAAGGAAGGAGCATATTCAGCCAATTAGATCAACTTCAAGGAGTAatcatgaacactcatacccCCTTGGCGGAGGTTAATGAATTCTACCACTTTAGCTTCtctcatctctctagggaaaAACCGGTCAAGAAACGCCTTcttaaagatctcccaagtcaccggcCCTCGTCGAAGCGGTCTATTATCTctccattgcacataccaagtttgggccacatccttgagttggtatgtgGCCAACTCAGCTTTCTCACTTGTAGACACTCCCATAGCATAAAGTATCTTGTATACCTCATCAATAAATTCTTaggggtcttcatcaaccttagacccataAAAGGTAGGAGGATTGATCTGAGTGAAGTCCCTAAGTCGGGAAGCCATAGTAGAAACTTGTTGATGAACCCTAAATGCAATCTCCTGATTGGCTTGGGTCGTCACAACTTGGGCTTGAACCGTCGCGGATTATGATTGAGTAGTCATGGCTCAAGCCATTTGAGAAAGAATATCCCTCATCTCTTCCTCTGTCATAGGTGGAGGGTTAGTCGGGGcttgatcaacattagcattctcctcaagtggaggaacttgctcatcATTGGGAGGATCTCCCGCATTAGCAACTTCTTCCTCAAGTCTTCAAGCCACATTCCTTAGAGTG
Proteins encoded in this window:
- the LOC138337313 gene encoding uncharacterized protein, which encodes MGVSTSEKAELATYQLKDVAQTWYVQWRDNRPLRRGPVTWEIFKKAFLDRFFPREMREAKVVEFINLRQGVSNPRDEMSRFVTGVSDDLQEEFHSVMLHDNMNISRLMVHARRVDETRAKRKDKDTKRERSFEDGDIKNRLEIQDKPKFKKKFSNQVPSKFPKAKNYKNPKPKIQNGKIESSSNEKPTCAKCGKGHFG